One Arachis hypogaea cultivar Tifrunner chromosome 2, arahy.Tifrunner.gnm2.J5K5, whole genome shotgun sequence genomic window, GAACATCCTCTATTCCAAATTCTTCACAAGCTTGTTGAAGCTCATCTTGAGTGATGTAGCCACTACCATCTTTATCAAAAAATGAGAAAGCTGCAGCTAAATGATCTTCCTTCTCAATTTTGTTTAAGTGCAATGTTGCTGCTAAGAATTCTCCATAGTCAATTGTGCCACTATTATCAACATCTGCCTGTTGTTTTCCAGAACAAAAAGAAGGGGTTAGATTGATTAAGACAATATACTACTTAAAATGAAGAAAATTATATttcctattttaatataatttaagtttaattactctagcaattcttatagtttctcataatttttaatcaggtcttttctttgtttatagaTTTTGTTATCAAGTCTCCATTATGTTTAACAGATTTTAGAGAAAAAAGAACAATTGTTTATCTTTGAATATAGGGATTTgattacaaattttttaattataaggaCTTGACTGCAAGCTTTACTATTATCCTAATTGAAAATTGAGTGAAATTATAAAAACCCCGATGGTAATTTAACCATATTAATCAATCTATTATTATACTTTTCCTAAAATTATGATTCATGAAAGTTTAGGTTCAGTTGAGGTAAGAAATAGATGATTCAGAATTAGTACTTACAGCTTGCATTAGGTCATAAATTTCAGACTCATTGAGATTATGACCATATCTTTTCAGTCCAATTTTTAGTTCTTCAAAAGTAATGTGGCCACTGTTGTCTGTGTCTATATTCTTAAACATTTCTTTCAATCCAGCAATCTCATCTTCATTGAGATTCTCTGCAATTACCTGTATAGAACAATATAGATAAATTCATTAAGGGTAAAATTTCCAGAATGAAGTCAATATATTTACATAGATATCTTTCTATTAACCTCTAATGCAAACCACTTTTCATAAAGATGAAAATAATACTCACTCTAAGAGCCATTTTCTTGAGCTTGTTCATTGCAGTAAACTGCTTCAGCCGAGTCAAAACTGCAGCATCAAGAGGCTTGTCTGGAGCTGCTCCATCAACCTGAATCCAGGGGTGTCCTGCATTGAATAAAAGAATGATCATTAAACGATATGGTGACAAAATTTCGATAATCACAAGCCAGAATTTTGATTATTCAGGGCCTAATTAAGATACATGACACCAGAAATGTGTTGGATAAACAAAAATAACTCATGTTTCAGAGTTATGTCAACATGTTAACAGTAAGGAAACTTACGAAGAACTTCAAAAGCGGATATTCGTTTGCTAGGATCTCTGTCAAGCATCTTCTTAACCAAGTCTTTTGCACCATCAGAGATACTAGGCCATGGTGCTGATGAGAAATCCAGTTTACTCTTCAAAATTGAGTCGAAAATCTCTTGCTCAGTTTCTATTTACCAAGGAACAAAATGAAGATTACCATTTTTAGAAACAGCTTTTATATCTTGGGGAAATAGAAAGTAAACACAATGATTAGAATTTGGATCATTGTGTGTTAAACCTTAGAAATCTTAGTTTCCTACCTCCCCAAAATGGAGGTACACCACATAAGAGAATGTATATGATGACACCAGCACTCCACACATCAGCTTCTTGGCCGTAACGCTTTCGGAGAACTTCAGGTGCAACATAATAAGGGCTTCCTACCACATCATCAAAAATGTCTCCTGCAAAAAAAATTGTTAGTGACGAAAGTTCATGGCACTCTAAAAAGTTGAAGGATGCAGAGACATTTTGTTATGTTATCACACTAATTTCGTTTAGTTAAGCAGCAAGATAGCATGATGCACAATAAAAACAAAGTCTCTAAATACACAaacaattatttttgtttcaaaaacaaGTAACTTGtttcacaaaatcaacaatgCTCTTTGCATTGTTTTGCAAAAATCAACTCAAACTTCACTTAGCATCAAATGAAAAGCTATACTTTACTGCATATTAGAAAAATGGCCTCAAAAGGATCTCAAACAAAAAGAACAAAATATGGATAAAATTCTAAGATAACTCCTACTCAAACAAGGGAGGAAAAATGGAAacgtttttctttattattttagtattattattttttgtcaaacCTGGTTTGAAGAAAGTAGAGAGGCCAAAATCTATTGCTTTAAGGACTGAATCTTCCTGCTTATCGACAAAAAGAAAGTTCTCCGGCTTAAGGTCGCGATGCATTACTCCAAGTGCGTGGCAAGACTCAATAACACCAACTATAATCCTTGCTAGTTTTGCTGCTTTTCTCTCTGTGTAATGCCCTCTTTCCACAATCCTATCAAAGAGTTCACCCCCTGCACACAACTCCATCACAACATGAACCGCGACAGCGTCCTCATAGGATTCCTTAATGGAGATCACATTGGGGCAACCTGCCAAGTGATGCATTATCTGAATCTCCCTCCTCACATCTTCAACATCTTCATCAGTCACCAATTTCCTCTTCAAAATGGACTTGCATGCATACTCGGTTCCAGTAGCTTTCTCCACACAAAGGTAGGTTGTTCCAAATTGCCCTTGTCCGAGCTTCGGTCCCAAAGTATAGAACTCCTTAAGGACACCAGTTTTCCTTTGCAAGATAGAACCTTGTTTTAGGCCTGCACTTATTTGCCTCTTCACAATCTGAGTCTTCTTTTCTTTTGCAGGCTCTCCTACTTTAACCTTTTCTTCCCATTGGTTACTTTTTGTTGTTGGAGCTGGAGCCGGAGCTGGAGCTGGAGCAGGAGCAGGAGCAGGAGCAGGATCAGGATCAGGAGCAGGAGCAGGAGCTGGAGCAGGAGTCGGAGCCGGATCAGGAGCCGGAGCCGGAGCAGGATCAGGATCAGGAGCTGGAGCTGGAGCTGCCGGAGCAGGAGCTGGAGTTGGTGCTGGCAATTTAGTCTTCTCAACTTGTTTTATAGATTCCAGATGCTTAGTTTCATTATTAACCTTTATGGATTGAGTTGGCTTCTCCACCTCCTTCTCAATTTTAACAACCTCTGGTGCCTTTTGTTGAACAGGTTCTGTCTCCTTTTCAGTTTTGCTCACATCTTCGTCTTTATCCGCGCATGCAGTTGCTTTCTTCGGCCGGCACCACGAGATGAAACTTGTATATGTGCCATCTTTGGAAGACTTTCTTGGTGCAATACAGTTGTTTCCCATCTAACATCAATACTCATTCCTTTTTCCAAGCATCTAACAAACAATAACAATCCaaatataaacaaatatataatttagaaaaattatgatCCCAATTCAGTTTTCTCCTCAAACTTCAAAAGGCTAACATGATTAACATTTAGCTTAACATGAATTTCTCCAATTTGGCACCCTCTAATCCCTAACATTTCAAATTAAGCGAGAGAATGCGGGAAAAAGAAAATGAGGGTTTTTGATACATACTTTGAAGCATGAAGGTGCAAGCGCTCATTCCTTCTTCTGATTCAGGATTGGAAGGAAATGCCGAAATAGCTCTCATTAATGAGAGGTCCCCACACTCATTACCATTATCATTATCATACGAACTTCAACAAACCCTATTCTTGCAATTAAGgaataaaaaaggagaaaaatcgcTGAATTGAAAGGGGGTTTTAATTTTGAAGGGTATAAAGGAGGAAACTTTGTGTGGAGacgggaaaaaaaattaaatgagggTTGTTTTAAGGTGAGAAGAGAgagtcaaaactcaaaaacatgaGTTGTGTTAAGCTGCCAACTTTAATTTTGGATTCTCTAATGATGTTTGGTTCCAGGGAAAGAGGCAccaaaatggaaaatgaaatttTCTCAGAGAGGAAAATAAAGTTGGCGAGAGAATGAAGAAGGAGGGAACGAGGGAGTTACCGCCTTACCGGTAATTCTGTTATGAAAGGTTTAAAAATTGGAGAAAACGCGTTTGACTCTATGAGGATCCAACGGACCAGATTCTAAGATATGCAAAGTGttaaagtcttatttatacttttttaaaatagggtgaaaaacatattttatataaatttttacgataaaaagttaacaaaattatataattaacaaatattattgttttttatcggtacttaattaataataatttatatctatatttagatatattttatacgcaaaaaatatataatttatatttatatttttaaaatttatatatataaattaataaaatttatttattaaaataacaataatttaatatttatattaataaaataattactaaaaaatgaTTACTCCTGTTTTTATTTCTCGCTACGGACTTCTCCCTTTTATGGTGCTGTCTGCTGTGTGCGATTTGCACGGAGCCATGAGATCAATAAGCAAGCTCCAAATTCTGAATCAACCTTTGAGCTATCTCCTCTCACTGCCTCAagttcttcatttttcttccaGCTCTTCCAATTCGTCAAAGCACTCACCTTTATTGTCTCGCGCAGCAACCCAACAATCTGATCCCGGCATCTACCGTGCACTTTTTGATGAAATCACTGACATTTTAGGGGCTGGCCCTGTGGTCCAGGACAATTCCTCATCTGGGTTTTTGTTTTTGGAGGAAGCTGATAAGGGGAAGTCGGATTCTGAAGTGGAACATGATTGCACCAAAGATGTTTGTGGAAATGCCACAGCGAGTGTATTGCTTGATAAAGGCAAGAGCTTTGGTGTTTTTAGAGATTCCAAGTTGGGGAACATGAGTGAAGACGATGTGAGCCGAGTTGTTGGTGAGATTACTAGGATTTTTAGAGGTGAAAAGGATTGGAGTCCTGTGGAGGAGAAGTTGGAGAATTTGAATTTcgggttgagagctgaggttttTGATATGGTATTGAAAAGGTGCTTCAAAGTGCCACACTTGGCTTTAAGGGCTTTTGATTGGGTGAAGAACAAGGAAGGTTTTAGTCACACAATGAAGACTTATAATACTATGTTGTGGATTGCAGGGCAAGCTAAGGAGTTTGGGGTGGTGAATAAGTTGGTGGAAGAAATGGATGACTGTGGAATTGAAAAGGATGTTAGGACGTGGACTATTCTCATATCCCATTATGGGAAAGTGAAGCAAATCAGCAAATTGTTGTTGGCCTTTGAAAACATGAAGAAATTTGGTTGTGAACCTGATGAGGTTGCATATAGGGCAATGATACGTTCGCTTTGCAGTTGTGGGAAAGGTGATATTGCTATGGAGTTCTACAAGGATATGGTACAGAAAGATATGGTGCTTGATCTAAGATTATATAAGTTGCTCATGAACTCCATGGCAAGGGCAGCTGATGTTGCGGCTGTTCGTTTCCTTGGAAATGACATGACACGGTTGTCTCTGATGCCGGAAAACAGTGTTCAGAGTTGTATGCTGAAGAGTTTCTGTATTTCTGGAAGGATTAAAGAAGCTTTGGAACTGATCCGTGACCTCAAAAGTAAAGACTTAGCTATTGAACCTGAGTTTTTCGAGACCTTGGTGAGAGGGCTGTGTAAGGCTGGCATGATTACAGACGCTTTAGAGATTGTTGAAATTATGAAGAGAAGGGATATTGTTGAtggaaggattcatggaattataaTAAATGGATATTTGGGAAGAAATGAAGTTCACAAGGCAATTGATATGTTCCAAAGCATGAAAGAATCCGGTTGTGTGCCCACAATTTCCACATATACAGAACTGATACAGCATTTGTTTAAGTTGAATAGGTATGAAGATGCTTGCTTGTTGTATGAAGAGATGCTAGGAAAAGGTATTAAGCCCGATAGAGTGGTAATAACAGCCATGGTTGCAGGTCATGTTTCTCAAAACCGTATATTCGAAGCATGGAAGTTATTCAAGAGTATGGAGTGCCAAGGCATCAAGCCCAATTGGAAaccatatgcactgtttattaaGGAACTTTGCAAAGCTTCAAGGACAGATGATATTATCAAAGTATTGTATGACATGCAGGCTACGGAGATTGTAGTTTTAGATGAAGTATTCCACTGTGTTGTAACATACTTGAAGAACAAAGGGGAACTAGACATGAAAGCGAAAGTTGAGAAGATTTATACAGCATTTAAACTTGATCTACAGAAATGCAGTAAGTCCGAAGAACAAGTATCTTTGAGAATTAAGGTGGAGAAGGATGTGGTAATTGATCAatcagaatcacaaaaagtaaatcactcctCAGTTCACCCACACGATAAGACTTACAACGAGCAGGATGTTCATGAAATTTGTAGGATTCTTTCATCTTCCATGGATTGGTCCTTAATTCAAGAAAATTTGGAGAGAAGCACGATAAGGTTTACCCCGGAATTTGTTTTGGAGATATTGCAACATTGCAGTATGCATGGCAACACTATGCTAAAGTTCTTTTCATGGGTTGGAAAGCAGCCTGGATATAGGCACACTGTAGAGACATACAACATGGCAATCAAGATTGCAGGTCGTGGGAAAGATTTTAAGCACATGCGCAGCCTGTTCTTTGAGATGAGAAGAAACAATTATTCAATAATGTCAGAGACATGGACAATCATGATAATGCTTTACGGCCGAATCGGTCTAACAGATCTAGCCATGAATTGTTTTAGAGAGATGAAAGCTGAGGGTTATAAACCAAGTAGAAGCACATACAAGTACTTGATCATTGCTCTTTGTGGAAGGAAAGGAAGGAAGGTTGATGAAGCTATCAAAATATATGGTGAGATGATTCGTGCCAGACACATCCCCGACAAAGAATTGGTTGAAACTTTCCTTGGTTGTTTATGCGAAGTTGGTAGGCTTTCAGAAGCTAGGAGATGCACAGATTCTCTCAAAATATTCGGATATTCAGTTCCTCTTAGCTATTCCTTGCTTATCAGGGCTCTTTGCAGGGTTGGAAAAATGGAAGAAGCATTGGCATTAGTTGGAGAAAGTGGGGCAGAAAAACCAACTTTAGATCAGTTTACATGTGGAAGCATTGTCCATGGCCTACTCCGAAAGGGTCAATTTGAAGACGCCTTAGCCAAAGTGGAATCTATGAAACAAAAGGGTATTAAACCTACCATTCATGTTTATACATCTTTGATTGTTCATTACTTTAAGGAGAAACAGATAGGAAAAGCCATTGAAGTATTCAAGGAAATGCAAGAATCAGGTTATGAACCAAACATTGTCACATATTCTGCCCTTATAAGTGGATACATGAACATGGAGAGACCAACTGATGCATGGAACATCTTCTACCGCATGAAATTGAAAGGACCCTCTCCTGATTTCAAGACTTATTCCATGTTCCTTAGTTGTCTTTGCAAGTCTGGTAGATCAGAAGAAGCCATGAAACTTATTTCTGAAATGTTAGATAGTGGTATTGTTCCTAGTACTATTAATTTTAGAACAGTGTTTTTTGGGCTAAACAGAGAAGGTAAACATGATTTAGCCCAGCTTGTATTGCAACAAAAATCAGAATTAATAAGAATGCGCAAGCTCATAACTTGAATTTTTCTTTCAAAGAAAATCATTATTGAATGGTATGAATGAACTTGCGAAAATCCCTTTTAACTGCTCTTTTATCTCATATACAAAGGACTTTACATAGTTATGAAGTTTTATGCATGAATCAAGAAAAGCTCTTTAAATATCTAATGTAGAGAGAGAATTCAGCAGCTCATTTTTATAGATCAAATTGCTTAACTAGCCACTAGGTGCGAATCCATTAGTATAAGAACatgaaacacttttttttttgtcaaaattctcaaactcatccactctttataataattattatattattaataagaaATACAAAGTGTTGGTTACTGATTAGCATGGATCAGTGAAAAGGGTGCTTCTGCATAGTATGTGTCTCATGATCTTGTAACAAAAATGTAACCTTCTATCATTTTCATAAGGGCATGACATCCTTTGGGACATTTGATTAAATCAATTGGTCATTTACTAATAGACCACTTCATTGGGAAGAGAGTATGACTTATTAAAATTCTTCACACACAAATGATTATGATTCTGCTCCCCAAAAAAGAATAGCATCATGTTTGAAGCCTACACTTCATTGATATGGCTACccctgaaaaagaaaataaacaaaataaaatcagaGGCAAAACCCACAATTACACAGCTTAATCAATATATCACATTTGTAGAATATAGATATATGATGGAACCACAAGTTGTAGAAAGAAATATACATTTTATTGTGAAAGGATGGAAGAACAAACAGCAGAAGGTGGCTACCACGGCAACAATATCCTGCAAAAATAATTGATACAAAATAGTAACCAAgtatcactattttttttttcttctaataatTTCAGTGAGCATTAATCTCACTGTTCACCCTAAGCTTCAATTCTTGTTTTCAAATTTCTTACTTTCATCCTTACTAAGTATAGCATAACGAATCAAGCAAAAGCAATGACCATGTTACCTTCCCTAAAGTTTCTTTACAACTTCATCAATTACACGACTATAATAAGTCATTCTACGGATAGAATCTTTTGCTTCCTCGAAGTTCCGACTTTGAAATGCGGTAGCAAAGGTGTTCGACCAACTTCTCAGGTTCTCCTCCATCTGAATGAAAATTACACGACATGACGATATGAAAAAGAACATCAAGGTAATCATAATTCAAAATCAATAATTGAGTATACAATATCTTTGGAGCAAGCCTTGAAAATTTGAGTTTCCAGACATACCCGAGAGAGAATTTGCTTCAAAGACTCTGACTCAGTTGCTTCTTCAACCGCTTCTCTGATTTCCATAATCTGCAGTATAAATTAACAACACAAAGGGGATATAGAGGCTAAATTCATGAATCCAGGTCTCTTTGCAcattaattaaaaacaaattaggcAAATATTCATTCACCTCAGCTAGTAATTCTGGATCGGAAATTGTTTGTTCCTCATCAACTTCTAATCCGTCAAGCTTCATCTGGAGGAAAAAATGGCATGACATTTCTTAGCAACAAGGCGGAAGAAACATTTGACAATAAATGATTGAAGGAAAGTCTAACGAGGACAAGTTTGATTTAATTGTTCTGATGTAAAACAAAAGATTTCCTCATCACAAATATATTATCATCATTGAACCTTCAAGAGCTTCAGATTATGCAGAGACTTCTACAGATGTAATAAAGCATCAAGAATTTTGGAATCTTCACAGCTGACTATGCTTACCATGTAAATCGCTCTAGATAAAGGCTTGCTAAGTGTACGGTATGCATCAATCACCCTTGCAGATTGCTCAGCAGCAAAATCTCGTTCTTTCTAAACAAACAAATGACAGGATTAAACAAAAATGTTAGTTTCTCCTAGAAGTCATTCAAATTCACCAACCTCCAACAGATTCACCAAAGAGTAAAGAGGCAAAGCAAAAAAGTACagggaaaaaaaaatcaaagaagaaaggTTATCCCAACAGACCGACCTGAGATTTTGAATGTACTAAATCAGGATGCAATTTCTTTTGCCAGTCTTTATATTTGCCCTCCAAATTCACACCACCCTCTATATCATACTTCTTCTCCCTGTTTTAGAATTTTTGAGGGGGAAAAAGAAAACACTTAATTTCTAAACCAATCTATCAAATTTCTCAGACTACAGATCAATACATCCCTCTTTTCTTTACTAAAGAAACCGAAAAACACTAATTTAACATGCCAGCAGAGAAACTTTTCTCTTTGCTTGATGAGAGATGATACACTAGCACACATCAAAACCTTCAACATGAAGCAAACCACCAGATTGAATAACAGTATAACTACAATTGAATCGATATCATTTTGTTCTATCATAAACCATCTCTTAGGTAAAATTTAAGTATAATTTGAGTCGTAATCCGgaacagaaaaacaaaaacaaatacaaATACATAAACAGCACCAATTTCCTAAGAATTATAAGTTCACCATCTCAGTAAAATTTTCATATGCCTGAAAACATAGTGAATCAACAGCAAGCATAACTTACACTCCCATACTCCTTCCTTTTCCATTTCTCAGCAATACTTAAGAATCCAATCAAGGTGAAAAACGCATGAATCGTATAAAGATCAAAACTTTGCGATAAAATTCAACCCCCcctcccccaaaaaaaaaaaacaacaaatttCCACAGCTATCTCAGAAACCAATCAAGTTTAAATCACATGAATTATCACAAAGAGCACAACTTTGCAATAAGCTCAATCACCCAAACAATTAAAAAACCAAAATCATAACGAAACTTACAATCCAAAAATCTCGAAATAGTCAATAGAATCATCCACGGGTTGAATGCACCTGCAGGAATCACAAACCAAGAACggtgctgctgctgctgttgatTCATGGCAGTTCCAGCACCTACTACTTCTTTCTTTCACAATCTCCGCAGATTTTGAGCACAACCTTCTCCCATCAAGAGTGAGATACCCAAAAGAATAGAACCAAGTTGGGTTGTGAAAAGAATGGCCTTTGGGTGAAAAAGGTGGAGGTGGCGATGATGTATGAAGAAAAGGATTATTAGAATGAGAAGAAAAGGTTAAAGGTGAGTGTTTTTTAGGAACAGAAGGTGTAGTATGTCTTAAAATGGTGAAGAGCGTGctgctcttcttcttcaacattgtGTTATTGAAGGTGAGGTTCTAGAaattagaagaagaataagaagcagCAGCGGAAAAGGGAAAGGTGCCAATTCCTGTTTTTTTGGGGAAGCTGAAGAACTGGAGATGCTGCACCAGCTACAATAAGCTACAGTGTTGTAGGGACTAATCGGTAATTTTCTATTAATTGTTATTTTtcaaggaaaagataattttaaaatatttatttttaaagtagtttataattagtcacaaaaaaaagtaGTTTATAATTCATCTAACATCTACAAAgatgaatatttaaaaaaaattatatttaaaaaaagggtaaaatatcatttttattccaacatttaggtattctacaaacattttatgactcttaaaaatctttaagagtaaaattataaaaaaataaatttattcagaatcaaagtaatgtaattaagtgtaatttacgtagatgtaattaaaaaatacttgagtaattatgtattgtaaaagattgatattatgataaaattaaaatttatttttatatatcgtttttgtctccaacgttttcgTTTTATTTAAGTctcctaacattttaaaatcgtctcaattttgtcccaccgTCAATTCGGTTAACAAATTTCTAACGGCCGGTCaacattgagttaattttaaaatgttatggatttaaataagacgatttaaatattaaagacaacTTTAGAACTTATCCCCAAATGTtgaggacaaaaataatactttactcttaaaaaaataaaaagaacttaattaaaagttttaatgtaatataaaaaataattacaaatt contains:
- the LOC112757365 gene encoding calcium-dependent protein kinase 26, which codes for MGNNCIAPRKSSKDGTYTSFISWCRPKKATACADKDEDVSKTEKETEPVQQKAPEVVKIEKEVEKPTQSIKVNNETKHLESIKQVEKTKLPAPTPAPAPAAPAPAPDPDPAPAPAPDPAPTPAPAPAPAPDPDPAPAPAPAPAPAPAPAPTTKSNQWEEKVKVGEPAKEKKTQIVKRQISAGLKQGSILQRKTGVLKEFYTLGPKLGQGQFGTTYLCVEKATGTEYACKSILKRKLVTDEDVEDVRREIQIMHHLAGCPNVISIKESYEDAVAVHVVMELCAGGELFDRIVERGHYTERKAAKLARIIVGVIESCHALGVMHRDLKPENFLFVDKQEDSVLKAIDFGLSTFFKPGDIFDDVVGSPYYVAPEVLRKRYGQEADVWSAGVIIYILLCGVPPFWGETEQEIFDSILKSKLDFSSAPWPSISDGAKDLVKKMLDRDPSKRISAFEVLRHPWIQVDGAAPDKPLDAAVLTRLKQFTAMNKLKKMALRVIAENLNEDEIAGLKEMFKNIDTDNSGHITFEELKIGLKRYGHNLNESEIYDLMQAADVDNSGTIDYGEFLAATLHLNKIEKEDHLAAAFSFFDKDGSGYITQDELQQACEEFGIEDVRLEDLIGEVDQDNDGRIDYNEFVAMMQKGNADMGRRGRKGSSSFSIGFREPLPVC
- the LOC112757371 gene encoding putative pentatricopeptide repeat-containing protein At5g06400, mitochondrial — encoded protein: MVLSAVCDLHGAMRSISKLQILNQPLSYLLSLPQVLHFSSSSSNSSKHSPLLSRAATQQSDPGIYRALFDEITDILGAGPVVQDNSSSGFLFLEEADKGKSDSEVEHDCTKDVCGNATASVLLDKGKSFGVFRDSKLGNMSEDDVSRVVGEITRIFRGEKDWSPVEEKLENLNFGLRAEVFDMVLKRCFKVPHLALRAFDWVKNKEGFSHTMKTYNTMLWIAGQAKEFGVVNKLVEEMDDCGIEKDVRTWTILISHYGKVKQISKLLLAFENMKKFGCEPDEVAYRAMIRSLCSCGKGDIAMEFYKDMVQKDMVLDLRLYKLLMNSMARAADVAAVRFLGNDMTRLSLMPENSVQSCMLKSFCISGRIKEALELIRDLKSKDLAIEPEFFETLVRGLCKAGMITDALEIVEIMKRRDIVDGRIHGIIINGYLGRNEVHKAIDMFQSMKESGCVPTISTYTELIQHLFKLNRYEDACLLYEEMLGKGIKPDRVVITAMVAGHVSQNRIFEAWKLFKSMECQGIKPNWKPYALFIKELCKASRTDDIIKVLYDMQATEIVVLDEVFHCVVTYLKNKGELDMKAKVEKIYTAFKLDLQKCSKSEEQVSLRIKVEKDVVIDQSESQKVNHSSVHPHDKTYNEQDVHEICRILSSSMDWSLIQENLERSTIRFTPEFVLEILQHCSMHGNTMLKFFSWVGKQPGYRHTVETYNMAIKIAGRGKDFKHMRSLFFEMRRNNYSIMSETWTIMIMLYGRIGLTDLAMNCFREMKAEGYKPSRSTYKYLIIALCGRKGRKVDEAIKIYGEMIRARHIPDKELVETFLGCLCEVGRLSEARRCTDSLKIFGYSVPLSYSLLIRALCRVGKMEEALALVGESGAEKPTLDQFTCGSIVHGLLRKGQFEDALAKVESMKQKGIKPTIHVYTSLIVHYFKEKQIGKAIEVFKEMQESGYEPNIVTYSALISGYMNMERPTDAWNIFYRMKLKGPSPDFKTYSMFLSCLCKSGRSEEAMKLISEMLDSGIVPSTINFRTVFFGLNREGKHDLAQLVLQQKSELIRMRKLIT
- the LOC112757395 gene encoding iron-sulfur cluster co-chaperone protein HscB homolog, with translation MLKKKSSTLFTILRHTTPSVPKKHSPLTFSSHSNNPFLHTSSPPPPFSPKGHSFHNPTWFYSFGYLTLDGRRLCSKSAEIVKERSSRCWNCHESTAAAAPFLVCDSCRCIQPVDDSIDYFEIFGLEKKYDIEGGVNLEGKYKDWQKKLHPDLVHSKSQKERDFAAEQSARVIDAYRTLSKPLSRAIYMMKLDGLEVDEEQTISDPELLAEIMEIREAVEEATESESLKQILSRMEENLRSWSNTFATAFQSRNFEEAKDSIRRMTYYSRVIDEVVKKL